Within Hyla sarda isolate aHylSar1 chromosome 7, aHylSar1.hap1, whole genome shotgun sequence, the genomic segment ggggtcttggggtgggggggaataaatgcggcaggggtcttggggtgggggggaataaatgctgcaggggtcttggggtgtgtGGGTTGTTAGGGAATAAATGctacaggggtcttggggtgggggggataaatgctgcaggggtcttggggtggggggaataaatgcggcaggggtcttggggtgggggggaataaatgctgcaggggtcttggggtgtgtGGGTTGTTAGGGAATAAATGctacaggggtcttggggtgggggggataaatgctgcaggggtcttggggtgggtgggggggataaattctagcagccgggacctgaagTGCATGATGTGAGCACGGGTCTAGTGCTCGCATCatatataggacataaatgtacgtcctggtgccaggGCACAAGGACAGACATTTACGTCATGTGTAGTTAATGggttaaagccaaaatgggctgtgtccctaAGGATTAATGTAACTTTGGCTGTGTAAAGGGGGGATGAGAGTTTGTGTAGGGGGTAACAACATGTAGGGAGGGGGACTATACGGCTGTTGGCAGGTCATATGTGTGGGGTATATTGGTATGAGCGTTGCATACCTGGTGGGGGAGGAGCTTAAGGGACCTCTCAGTATTTCTTACAAGGAGGTCCCCAAATTTATTGTTACACCACTGGAAAAAGTGCACTTAAGGACCTGCCCCCCACAATGTCTGTTCATATCCCTAGAGGTAGGTAAAGGTATTCTGAATTGCCTGGTGAGAGGCCTGTCACCTAGGCAAAAGGGGTAAGTTCTCTCCATTTCTGGCGtgtggagatttaaaggggtactccactggaaacattatgtttaaaattgtcatcttctgacccctataccttttttatttttctgcgtatggggcggtatgagggctcatttttttgtgccatgatctgaagtttttagcggtatcatttttgtattgatcggactttttgatcgctttttgttcattttttcatgatataaaaagcgaccaaaaataagttattttggactttggaatttttttgtgtgtacaccattgaccgttcggtttaattaattatatatttttatagttcggacatttatgcatgcggcgataccacatatgtttatatttatttttgtttacatagtgtttttttttttatgggaaaaggggggtgatttgaatttttattaaggaaagggataaattgcatttattaacttttttttttacacttttttttttgcagtgttatagcttccatagggacctataacactgcacacactgatcttttacactgatccctgcaaagccatagctttgcagtgatcagggttatcggtggtcgattgctcaagcctgaatctcagtcttggagcaatcaatcgcagaggggacacgccggaggcaggtaagaggacctccgctcttgtcccagctgatcgggacaccgcattatcactgcggtggtcccaatcagccccgctgagcagccgggcaggtttaatagcgatcgctgccgcgcgctattagcaccggttcccggcatcagatacatgccgggaccgacccgatatgacgcggggtcatcatgtggtgaccccgcattatatcgcgggagccggccaaggatgtaaatatacgtccttggtcgttaaggggttaaatacaatttttattctttttcgggggtgggggggtcttctcaaagaggtttatTAAAACAATACATGACCATCCAATGAAAATAAAGACACAGACACAatgatgtaaaaggaaaaaaggacttTTTATTTATAGGAAGGGTATACTGGGGATACTGCGAGGCATAGAAATGTGTGTTATGTTCTATTTTGCTATGTgtgaaatataaatgtataggtaaagcatttttatatactgtgttgatccaaaggaagaCGAAAACCCCCTTGAGGAAAGAGCCAATTATCCTTATGTAAGGGGGGAAAGTTTCTTCCTGACCCCAAATATGGCGATcggaacaagtcccaggatcaaAAGCCAGTACCTGACCTATCTAGTATGGAAAACTATATGTTATAAATACTTTATAtgctataccttttttttttataatttatttttatattattttatttctggGAATATTTAGTAATAAATTAAAGATTTATCATACTTGACCTATTTATGGCTGAGATGATcccaaggaaggcaaaaaaaaccttgaGGAATAAGCCAATTGTCCTCaaaggggaaaaattccttcctgaccccaaatatggcgatcggaacaagtcccaggatcaGAGCCGATATCTACCCctatctgttgtgtgtgtgtgtatgtgtctatactatctatatatgtacctgtgtgtatatTTCTATCTACCTGTATGTGTGTGATCCTAATGTATGTGTGATGATGTGTGATACTTACCAGGTCTGTGCTGAGGTGTTACAAGCACAGGCCGCTCCTGGGTGCAGCACTCAGATGGTACAGAGCTCTGGGCCGTGGGCTGATCTTACCATTCCCAGCTTGGAGCTATGAAAGAGAATCCTTCCAAGGGGTGAAGAGCTGTCTCTACctctgaccaccgcaggtctccctTCTTCAGAGCTGCCTCGGATGGTGTAAATGGCGGCTGTGCTCTCTTCTGCTCCAGTTCCTCCCAGTTGATGGTGGTGAAGAATGGATGGTCTCTGATGTTCCTGTTCACACCCAGCCGCTTCTCAGGATTCTTGTGCAGCAGTTGTTTGATGAGATGTTTCAGGTCAGCAGGGAGCCAAGATGGAATATTAGGCTTCTCTCTGGTGATGGAATCGCGAGCCATTTCTCTGTCGCAGCCAAAGTAGAATGGGGAACGTCCTGCTGACATCCGGGATACAACAATCCCCAGGCTCCACCAGTCAACCGCTGCATGGTaactcttcctctggagcacCTCTGGGGCCATGTAAAGTAATGTGCCCGTCACTTCTTGGATCTTGTTGGAGGAGGTGACGCCATCTTGGGCAAGTCCGAGGTCTATGATGCAGATGTGTCCATCTCGATCCAGCATGATGTTATCTGGCTTGATATCTCTGCAATTAAAGAAGAAGAAAGattgataaataaaaaacaatagtaAAATTATTCAAAATTCACTGATGGAAAGTTGGGTGGATTATTTACAATAAAGAAGGAAAAATGATTTTTTACAgctcaccacttagatgtaaccGGTTAATGGGATGTCCAAGGGAGGTCTTGTGGATATTAAAAATGGATACTAGAATTCCCAATGGTCTTAAActagtactccggccctaagacatcttatcccatatccaaagaataggggataagatgtctgatcgcgggggtcccaccgctgtggGGGTCCCATCTCGCATGCACCTGTGGGAGCTGCATGTAGCGCTGCAGCCTCTGAGTCTGCTGGCTCACgactatggggccggagtattgtaatgtcccaactccgcccccatgtgatgccccaccccgcccccacaatgcaagtctgtgggaggggggcgtgacataaTGTATTTCTATTAAACCCCCTCGCTGGATCTCTCTTGTGTGCTGCCTTTTTACTCCTGCCACTATACTACAGGATTTATAACATTAGTTTATATGGTGGGATTTATGTTATCTATGTATACTATTATTATCATTTAAATGATTATTAATATCATGGTATCCCATTATATTATACTTATCTATTGTTTATCTTTATTGTGTACACCCCTTGCAAAATGATGTTAGTCAATAAGGAGTTATTTTTTTGTATCTTTGAAAGTGTTGGTGATTATACAGGTGCACAAACaaaaaggtttttcttttttcttatataCTATTTATATCGTGTCGAGGGCCATTACtttaaaacgtacctgtcattgtgccaaaaaaataaaaaatgttactcagtacctaatcctgataataaacatatataaatgttatgggtctaggacctatatatccctaacaagtagcattcatatcttgctcacttgctttgtcttcttgccttgGGGAAGGggcgtctctctctctcactgtggataagtcatctgctctgagtctgggagcagcctggcagtctgcaaaacACTGCCctcctgtaaccctttcctctctggtttcatgctgtacatgttacacagagaggaaGATTATTGGAGTTTGCCTGCAGTATTCCTAAGACATTATGGTgagtatataaaatattaaatctgtaaatataaaaatagatctttataaattagtgcaaggatttcaATGATAaaagcacagtagtttttatgcacatatgttctatctgttcctagtaaagctggatgctaatcaacatagctgtcagtatatgcgtcattcagctttcacatacTCATGAATGTATGATCAgcctctttgtcattcaggagtcagaaaaagctttggctgttcaagcatgctgggagtcgttgttttacaacagctggagctttagtgtttgtaaagcactgtgttagagcagtggtgccttcagctgttgcaaaactacaaattcgatcatgggagttgtagtttcagaacagctgaaggctgcagtggtgcagcagtgatctcctatactggataccaacatgcTTTATGGTAtttagtatgctgcaaaatacagagtagtctgtctgcataaagatagatgacctctagtggcggctattttaattttttagtaaaattttaatgtttttaattaaatgtatttttaataaaagtcattttatcagtagtactacaaaatataaaacgttttttaaaatgacagtgcccctttaagccttgAAAAAGACATCAGCGAATCGCGTTGGTTTTTATATAATCTGTAGCCCACTGGACATTTCAATATATTCAAAATAAAGCTGGAAGATTTTTAACCCAAACCTGAGTGCTGGATCTTCTCTGGTATTGGAGGCCTCTTTCCTATTCCTTATTCACAACATGACAAGGAAGTTATACTTACCGGTGGACGATGTTCTGTCTGTGAAGGAAATGGAGGCCACATGCAATCTCTGCTGTGAAGAATCTTACTATTTCGATGTTTAGACTGCTGTACACTCTGAGTAAAGCCTCCAAGCTGCCGCCGGACAGGTACTCGGTGATGAAGAAGGCATGGTCCTGAGACTGCTGTGCAGcatacaggtgacacaggaacGGGCAGTCTCGGGCCAGCAGGAGTATCCGTCGCTCTCTCTGTAGGATTGCTGCATTGTCCGCTGTTTTGGTGATACCTTTGATGGCGACGTAGTTGTTTCGGCCGGGGACTGATGCCAGGCCCACCTGAAAGAAAGCAAAGGGAGCAATTGAGCAAATGAAAGACTATGGGAAATATTATGTATTTCCAATACCATATAGGTTAATTTACAGAGTCATTACAACGAGAAAATCTATGGAATCTCCAACCTAGCATAAATGTACGCCCTACAGCGTTaagtcacttttttttaaattccacttCCACTTTGATTTAATTTCTGTGAAACaaacagggctcgagtcctgcagga encodes:
- the LOC130283001 gene encoding protein kinase C delta type-like isoform X2: MAATGGRGDGEKERGKKMKREEEDEEEEKRGDERKKKEVGLASVPGRNNYVAIKGITKTADNAAILQRERRILLLARDCPFLCHLYAAQQSQDHAFFITEYLSGGSLEALLRVYSSLNIEIVRFFTAEIACGLHFLHRQNIVHRDIKPDNIMLDRDGHICIIDLGLAQDGVTSSNKIQEVTGTLLYMAPEVLQRKSYHAAVDWWSLGIVVSRMSAGRSPFYFGCDREMARDSITREKPNIPSWLPADLKHLIKQLLHKNPEKRLGVNRNIRDHPFFTTINWEELEQKRAQPPFTPSEAALKKGDLRWSEVETALHPLEGFSFIAPSWEW
- the LOC130283001 gene encoding protein kinase C delta type-like isoform X3, which translates into the protein MMTSSQVLHLQHLAVRARGGDGGRVGLASVPGRNNYVAIKGITKTADNAAILQRERRILLLARDCPFLCHLYAAQQSQDHAFFITEYLSGGSLEALLRVYSSLNIEIVRFFTAEIACGLHFLHRQNIVHRDIKPDNIMLDRDGHICIIDLGLAQDGVTSSNKIQEVTGTLLYMAPEVLQRKSYHAAVDWWSLGIVVSRMSAGRSPFYFGCDREMARDSITREKPNIPSWLPADLKHLIKQLLHKNPEKRLGVNRNIRDHPFFTTINWEELEQKRAQPPFTPSEAALKKGDLRWSEVETALHPLEGFSFIAPSWEW
- the LOC130283001 gene encoding protein kinase C delta type-like isoform X1, which produces MAATGGRGDGEKERGKKMKREEEDEEEEKRGDERKKKEVSEELKRGKKRKREESEEVEKERGAKRKREEEREEEEKRGDERKKKEVGLASVPGRNNYVAIKGITKTADNAAILQRERRILLLARDCPFLCHLYAAQQSQDHAFFITEYLSGGSLEALLRVYSSLNIEIVRFFTAEIACGLHFLHRQNIVHRDIKPDNIMLDRDGHICIIDLGLAQDGVTSSNKIQEVTGTLLYMAPEVLQRKSYHAAVDWWSLGIVVSRMSAGRSPFYFGCDREMARDSITREKPNIPSWLPADLKHLIKQLLHKNPEKRLGVNRNIRDHPFFTTINWEELEQKRAQPPFTPSEAALKKGDLRWSEVETALHPLEGFSFIAPSWEW